GTTTCCTTCTGGATTTGATTTTctatgaagatgaagaaaagaaacaggCTCCTGGACTGCATGATCTTGAACATACCTAGATCATAGAACTACCTAGACTACTTTGTATTTGCTCATAATAGTGGAAGACGTTATAGGATGAATGCTGAAAGCTGGAGAAAAgcataataaatcataaaacaacAGCAAATGCTTAGTTCTGATAGACTGCAATATGCTTCTAGCTGCTAGTTGAGTTCTTGACATAGTTATGTTTGTTGTTGTGCATCCACACTTTGAGAACTCTTCTCTTGATCCCCAACTCTTGACAAAGCCCTTGCACAACAGATTCTTCTAGCTTTTGCATTTTCCACCCGGCTTTCTCTGCGAAGTTCAACATCTTTTGTTTCTGTTCTTCTGTGAACTTGGTCCTAAACCTCTTTCTCAGCTTCTCAACTGGTCTAGTGGTCAGTATCCCACCTCCATTATCTTCTTCCTTCTCATCGGATTCTGAAGTGATTGCATTTGCTCCACCATTTTTGTAGGAGACTACCACTTGGTGAGGTGGTGGTGCCCTTGAGGAAATGAAGGAACTTGTAGGGTACCCTTGTGGTGGTGATCCAATAATGCCATTATGATGGCCCGAAATGAGTCTACCACTCCCAATATTGCTCATGACAGGATAGTGATGATGGCAGTCATATGAACATTCGCCATCTATCTCTTTCCTGTGGAAGTTCCTATGGCAATTGCAGGCTGAGCACTTGAGGGCCTCAAGGCTGCCTTCTTCTCCTCCTGGTATGAACTCACCACACCCATCTGTTGCATTCCCACCAATAGCGGCTGCATGGTTTTTGAGGCATTCCTTGTACCTCATCACTTTCTTGTAGGGCCTTTGGTCCTCCTGCTGGCTTGAAGGGGAAGAATGTCCAATGGTGGGAACttgagctgctgctgctgaagtGACAGTGTGGCTGTGGCCATTTCCACCTGCATAACTACCATTCCTTGAGATTGGCATGTCCTTTTGTAGGCTAG
The DNA window shown above is from Populus trichocarpa isolate Nisqually-1 chromosome 4, P.trichocarpa_v4.1, whole genome shotgun sequence and carries:
- the LOC7472590 gene encoding zinc-finger homeodomain protein 3 — translated: MDESSLQKDMPISRNGSYAGGNGHSHTVTSAAAAQVPTIGHSSPSSQQEDQRPYKKVMRYKECLKNHAAAIGGNATDGCGEFIPGGEEGSLEALKCSACNCHRNFHRKEIDGECSYDCHHHYPVMSNIGSGRLISGHHNGIIGSPPQGYPTSSFISSRAPPPHQVVVSYKNGGANAITSESDEKEEDNGGGILTTRPVEKLRKRFRTKFTEEQKQKMLNFAEKAGWKMQKLEESVVQGLCQELGIKRRVLKVWMHNNKHNYVKNSTSS